From one Treponema denticola genomic stretch:
- a CDS encoding BrnA antitoxin family protein: MPDIGEKEKEDMKKKTEYSDAPKQVAESISLSERIEDFLPPPDRLIRKSEKVKITITLDCESVAFFKASAKKNNVKYQTMINEILSKYAERYRYTI, translated from the coding sequence GTGCCGGATATTGGAGAGAAGGAAAAAGAAGATATGAAGAAGAAAACAGAATATAGTGATGCTCCTAAACAAGTAGCTGAGTCAATATCATTATCTGAAAGGATAGAAGATTTTTTACCACCACCTGACAGATTAATAAGAAAATCTGAAAAAGTAAAAATTACGATAACGCTTGACTGTGAAAGTGTTGCATTTTTTAAAGCTTCAGCAAAGAAAAATAATGTAAAATATCAAACAATGATAAATGAAATATTAAGCAAGTACGCTGAAAGATATAGGTACACAATTTGA
- a CDS encoding GNAT family N-acetyltransferase yields MSYFMESERIKLRPVQKDDLKKLAELMSDREIGVLSGEVYPVTEREMDNFYDRCQKIDDRIWFVIIDKGTNSIIGETGFLRIFMPWRTTDYSLMIWNRNYWNKGYGKETANLMLEYGFNSLNFHRIAIGVVGSNERGLRFWKSIGFKEEGKQKDGFFNNGKYSDFIMMYLLDEEYRVTRNNNKT; encoded by the coding sequence ATGAGTTATTTTATGGAGAGTGAGAGAATAAAACTTCGCCCGGTACAAAAAGATGATCTTAAAAAATTGGCTGAGTTAATGTCCGATAGAGAAATAGGAGTATTAAGCGGTGAGGTGTATCCGGTAACTGAAAGAGAAATGGATAACTTTTATGATCGATGTCAAAAAATAGATGACAGGATATGGTTTGTAATTATTGATAAGGGAACAAATTCAATAATTGGAGAAACCGGTTTTCTAAGAATTTTTATGCCATGGAGAACAACAGATTATTCGCTAATGATTTGGAATAGAAATTATTGGAATAAAGGTTATGGAAAAGAAACTGCAAACTTAATGCTTGAATACGGTTTTAATAGTTTAAATTTCCACAGAATAGCAATTGGAGTTGTGGGAAGTAACGAAAGAGGATTAAGGTTCTGGAAAAGTATAGGATTTAAAGAAGAGGGTAAGCAAAAGGATGGATTCTTCAATAATGGCAAATATTCGGATTTTATAATGATGTATTTGCTAGATGAAGAGTACAGAGTTACTCGAAATAATAATAAAACCTAA
- a CDS encoding type II toxin-antitoxin system RelE/ParE family toxin, with amino-acid sequence MVQYNMDKENCLIYEGVFFRIEWFYDKAGYSQAFEYFRKASPSQKRKFLMLVKKIGDFGKIFDKTKFRYEGDEIYAFKPQPDRYLCFFKKGQKIIVTNGFCKRRNKLPLAEKTIALENKKIYEHLYEE; translated from the coding sequence ATGGTACAATATAATATGGATAAAGAAAATTGCTTGATATATGAAGGTGTCTTTTTTAGAATTGAATGGTTTTATGATAAAGCAGGATATAGTCAAGCATTTGAATACTTTAGAAAAGCATCACCTTCTCAAAAACGAAAATTTCTTATGTTGGTAAAGAAAATAGGTGATTTCGGTAAAATATTTGATAAAACAAAATTCAGATATGAAGGAGATGAAATTTATGCATTTAAACCTCAGCCTGATAGATATTTATGTTTTTTTAAGAAAGGACAGAAAATAATTGTAACAAATGGATTTTGTAAAAGAAGGAATAAACTGCCGTTGGCAGAAAAGACAATCGCTTTAGAAAATAAAAAAATATATGAACATTTATATGAGGAGTGA
- a CDS encoding helix-turn-helix domain-containing protein, producing MEESTFDKYIKNDIKQKKKFDKEYNNFLLSEFILEKMEEENISVRELARKAEVSPTIIQKLRNNKTADKINYQTFLSVVNSLGYRVNIERI from the coding sequence ATGGAAGAGTCGACCTTTGATAAGTACATAAAAAATGATATAAAACAAAAAAAGAAGTTTGATAAAGAGTATAATAACTTTCTACTATCGGAATTTATACTTGAAAAAATGGAAGAGGAAAATATATCTGTTAGAGAACTTGCAAGAAAGGCTGAAGTATCACCGACAATCATTCAAAAATTACGAAATAATAAAACAGCAGATAAAATAAATTATCAAACTTTTTTATCTGTTGTAAATTCTCTTGGCTACAGGGTAAACATAGAAAGAATTTAA
- a CDS encoding AbrB/MazE/SpoVT family DNA-binding domain-containing protein, whose amino-acid sequence MQVVVQKWGNSLGFRIPSLWAKDNNVKHGSKIEVIAEKGKIVILPQEKTLDDMLAMVTSENIHSEISTDYSVGNEEW is encoded by the coding sequence ATGCAGGTTGTAGTTCAGAAATGGGGTAATAGTCTCGGATTTAGAATACCCTCTCTTTGGGCAAAAGATAATAATGTAAAGCATGGAAGCAAAATAGAAGTAATCGCAGAAAAAGGAAAAATCGTAATTCTTCCTCAGGAAAAAACTCTTGATGATATGCTGGCAATGGTTACTTCTGAAAATATTCATTCGGAAATCTCTACAGATTATTCAGTAGGTAACGAAGAATGGTGA
- the mazF gene encoding endoribonuclease MazF translates to MVNSNYVPDRGDLVWLDFNPQAGHEQKGRRPAICISQKRYNQKVGLALFCPITSHIKGYPFEIVLDNHSINGCILSDQVNNLDYKKRSCDFIEKTTEEEINAVVDNIKLLIE, encoded by the coding sequence ATGGTGAATTCAAATTATGTTCCCGATAGAGGCGATTTAGTTTGGCTTGATTTTAATCCGCAAGCAGGACATGAGCAGAAAGGTCGTCGTCCTGCAATTTGTATTTCTCAAAAAAGATACAATCAAAAAGTCGGACTTGCTTTATTTTGTCCTATTACAAGCCATATAAAAGGCTATCCTTTTGAAATTGTATTGGATAATCATTCGATAAATGGCTGTATTCTTAGCGACCAAGTAAATAACCTTGATTATAAAAAAAGAAGTTGTGATTTTATAGAAAAAACAACAGAAGAAGAAATAAATGCTGTTGTAGATAATATAAAGTTGTTAATTGAGTAA
- a CDS encoding DUF1697 domain-containing protein → MDYIALLRGINVGNSVKINMKELKILFEQYGFSSVSTYINSGNVLFKSNDKKNSITENIEKALHITMGNEVKVLVKIKIEMVKIASSIPDNWQNNDEQKTDVAYLFESIDTENIINELSIKKEYIQLIYVEGALIWNVRRGDYNKSHLNKIISHKVYKDMTVRNVNTARHLA, encoded by the coding sequence ATGGATTATATAGCATTGCTCAGAGGTATTAATGTCGGAAACTCGGTAAAAATTAACATGAAAGAATTGAAAATATTATTTGAACAATACGGTTTTTCAAGCGTTTCAACATATATCAATTCCGGAAATGTCCTTTTTAAATCAAATGACAAAAAAAACAGTATTACGGAGAATATTGAAAAGGCATTACATATAACGATGGGGAATGAAGTAAAAGTATTGGTAAAGATAAAAATTGAAATGGTAAAAATAGCAAGCAGCATCCCCGATAATTGGCAAAATAATGATGAGCAAAAGACCGATGTAGCGTATTTATTTGAATCAATAGATACTGAAAACATAATAAATGAATTATCGATAAAAAAGGAATACATACAATTAATATATGTTGAGGGTGCGCTAATCTGGAATGTTCGACGGGGAGATTATAATAAAAGCCATTTGAATAAAATAATATCGCATAAAGTATATAAAGATATGACAGTACGAAATGTTAATACAGCTCGACATCTTGCATGA
- a CDS encoding transposase produces MVKYNKEFKEQALLLSDEIGVKKAAEQLGLSYYTITEWRKVRSRKAKEERIASDKTPFNERELAMQREIQELKKANEILKDALGFFVVDRKK; encoded by the coding sequence ATGGTCAAGTACAATAAAGAATTTAAGGAACAGGCACTGCTATTGTCAGATGAGATAGGAGTGAAAAAAGCAGCCGAACAGCTGGGACTCAGTTATTACACGATTACAGAGTGGAGGAAGGTGCGAAGCCGAAAGGCGAAGGAAGAGAGAATTGCATCGGATAAAACACCGTTTAACGAGAGAGAGCTTGCCATGCAGCGAGAAATACAGGAGCTGAAAAAAGCAAACGAAATACTTAAGGACGCTCTCGGTTTTTTCGTCGTAGACCGGAAGAAGTAA
- a CDS encoding integrase core domain-containing protein, which produces MVNCKAVQNPKGKRNWLLQVETEPHKDETLATSSGRNTQDSFTRAEEVLMGSYITVMPALNTRVRRTNLSWLADMQCMSMSGVGKCYDNARMESFFATLKKEKLYRIDTTKLKREEVKKIVWRFIVYYNRRRITTMNPKGYPPAIYRELFETGLLKPAA; this is translated from the coding sequence GTGGTCAATTGTAAAGCTGTGCAGAACCCTAAAGGTAAACGAAACTGGCTTTTACAAGTGGAAACGGAACCGCACAAAGATGAAACACTGGCAACTTCTTCTGGTCGAAATACACAAGATTCTTTCACAAGAGCCGAAGAAGTCCTGATGGGCTCATACATCACAGTGATGCCGGCTCTCAATACACGAGTGAGGCGTACAAACTTGAGTTGGCTCGCCGACATGCAATGCATGAGCATGAGCGGTGTGGGAAAATGTTATGATAATGCGAGGATGGAATCCTTTTTTGCGACGCTCAAGAAGGAGAAGTTATACCGCATAGATACAACAAAATTGAAAAGGGAAGAAGTAAAGAAAATCGTCTGGAGGTTTATTGTGTACTACAACCGACGAAGGATTACAACAATGAATCCGAAAGGTTATCCTCCTGCGATTTATCGGGAGCTATTTGAAACAGGTTTATTAAAACCGGCAGCTTAA
- a CDS encoding YcxB family protein has translation MTFSSLGTIFRYNLQDYIANSESKKFYIIEFSNGRYIFLKKETFKNKEDYDSIIKTIEENKTLEI, from the coding sequence TTGACTTTTTCAAGTCTTGGTACAATTTTTAGATATAACTTACAAGACTATATTGCAAACTCTGAATCAAAGAAATTTTATATTATCGAATTCTCAAATGGAAGGTATATTTTCTTAAAAAAAGAAACATTTAAAAATAAAGAAGATTATGATTCGATTATAAAAACAATAGAAGAAAATAAAACTTTAGAGATTTAA
- a CDS encoding type II toxin-antitoxin system prevent-host-death family antitoxin, with protein sequence MITIKPVSDLRNYNEVLQDVADESPVFLTKNGRGCYAVISIRDYEKLTATQTLFSELKKGEESALQNGWLDTTQVRKMAGL encoded by the coding sequence ATGATTACTATAAAACCTGTTTCGGATTTGCGTAATTATAATGAAGTTTTGCAGGATGTTGCTGATGAATCGCCGGTTTTTCTTACTAAAAATGGCAGGGGGTGTTATGCTGTGATTTCCATAAGAGATTACGAGAAATTGACGGCTACGCAAACTCTTTTTTCAGAATTGAAGAAAGGCGAAGAATCTGCTTTGCAAAATGGATGGCTGGACACAACTCAAGTCAGAAAAATGGCGGGACTTTGA
- a CDS encoding type II toxin-antitoxin system RelE/ParE family toxin, producing MFEIKIAPQAAADLLEIKNYIENELQNPIAAHNTISKIIETYENLTVFPNVGIPVEKYVSFPTDYKFVLANNYSIFYRIEDKVIRIVRILYSRRDFVRILFDENSK from the coding sequence ATGTTTGAGATAAAGATTGCTCCTCAAGCGGCAGCAGATTTACTTGAAATCAAAAATTATATAGAGAATGAACTTCAAAATCCGATAGCAGCACATAATACCATTTCAAAAATTATAGAAACTTATGAAAATTTGACAGTTTTTCCAAATGTAGGGATTCCTGTGGAAAAATATGTTTCATTTCCTACAGATTATAAGTTCGTGCTTGCAAATAATTATTCAATATTTTATAGAATTGAAGACAAAGTTATAAGAATCGTAAGGATTTTGTATTCAAGAAGAGATTTTGTTCGTATTTTATTTGACGAGAATAGCAAATAG
- a CDS encoding GNAT family N-acetyltransferase → MESNYVIRMEEIQDYTVVENLTRDSFWNVYRPGCMEHYILHCYRDNPDFISELSLVIEINEKIIGHVMYSKAKLTLDNGEKVSAWTFGPISIHPNYRQKGYGLKLLKYSLEKARTMGIGFVCIEGNIEFYRHAGFDLASKFHIHYYCEPKDAEVPYFLVLELIPGYFKMHGIVEATYCPPKGYFAADENPCDFEAYESIFPYKEKLILPGQLQ, encoded by the coding sequence GTGGAATCAAATTATGTAATCCGTATGGAAGAGATTCAAGATTATACTGTTGTTGAAAATTTAACTAGAGATTCTTTCTGGAATGTGTACAGACCCGGCTGTATGGAACATTATATCCTGCACTGTTACAGAGATAATCCCGATTTTATTTCGGAGCTTTCATTGGTTATAGAGATAAACGAAAAAATCATCGGGCATGTGATGTATTCAAAAGCAAAGCTGACGCTTGACAATGGTGAAAAAGTTTCTGCATGGACTTTTGGACCGATAAGCATACATCCGAATTACAGGCAGAAGGGATACGGCTTGAAGTTGTTAAAATATTCGCTTGAAAAAGCTAGAACAATGGGAATTGGTTTTGTTTGTATTGAAGGTAATATTGAGTTTTATCGTCATGCGGGGTTTGATCTTGCGAGCAAATTTCATATTCACTATTATTGTGAGCCGAAAGATGCCGAAGTACCGTATTTTCTTGTGCTGGAACTTATTCCCGGATACTTTAAAATGCATGGAATTGTAGAAGCAACTTATTGTCCTCCGAAAGGATATTTTGCGGCTGATGAAAATCCCTGCGATTTTGAAGCGTATGAATCGATTTTCCCTTATAAAGAAAAGTTGATTTTACCTGGTCAGTTACAGTAA
- a CDS encoding class I SAM-dependent methyltransferase has product MSKRIEILRSFYDDIDENSRLNRSRQGQLEYITTMSYIHRYAKTGAKILEIGAGTGRYSIALAKEGYNVTAVELVETNLEVLKNNSVGIENIISYQGDALNLDRFEGNQFDITLLFGPMYHLYDKKEVHKALDEAIRVTKIGGIILTAFLSVYAIMNNNYLKETLAAGIEMNFDDNYKVKHFEDQLFTGYDIVEFEELFESHNTKYLTTAAVDNILETAERRTDFKMSDADFELFVKYHLATCEKRELLGSSSHLLYICKKEN; this is encoded by the coding sequence ATGAGTAAAAGAATAGAAATACTAAGGTCGTTTTATGATGATATCGATGAGAACAGCAGGCTAAACAGAAGCCGTCAGGGACAGTTGGAGTATATCACTACAATGAGCTATATTCATCGGTATGCAAAAACCGGAGCGAAGATATTAGAGATTGGTGCCGGTACGGGTAGATACTCCATTGCCTTGGCAAAAGAAGGATATAATGTCACAGCTGTTGAATTAGTAGAGACCAATCTTGAAGTGCTGAAAAACAACAGCGTCGGCATTGAAAATATTATTTCTTATCAGGGAGATGCATTAAATCTTGATAGATTTGAAGGTAATCAATTTGATATTACATTGTTGTTCGGCCCTATGTATCATTTATATGATAAAAAAGAAGTTCATAAAGCCTTAGATGAAGCAATTCGAGTTACCAAAATAGGCGGAATAATTTTAACAGCTTTTCTTTCAGTATATGCCATTATGAATAATAATTACCTGAAAGAAACTCTTGCAGCAGGTATCGAGATGAACTTTGATGATAATTATAAAGTGAAACATTTTGAAGATCAGTTATTTACAGGTTATGATATCGTGGAATTTGAAGAGCTTTTTGAATCACACAATACAAAATATTTAACTACGGCAGCTGTAGATAATATTTTAGAAACGGCAGAAAGAAGAACTGATTTTAAAATGTCGGATGCAGACTTTGAGTTATTTGTTAAATATCACTTAGCAACATGTGAAAAGCGAGAGCTGCTCGGTTCTTCAAGTCATTTATTATATATATGCAAAAAAGAAAACTAA
- a CDS encoding HAD family hydrolase yields MKQYTSYLFDMGSTLLEFHNPKWNESEILKTGHKRMTSHISGIYGQSIADKIDKEVILPWYDYVEKERKIKRLEYRICEALFLKFGELGIHISYNEIIEILKKDYLDFYNYAHPNEGVIDCLKFLKEKKCKIGVVSNIMYPKEIYLEIFKKEGLDLFIDNYTFSYENTYMKPHSSIFLRALMSLNAKISETLMVGDNEKVDIIGAKAVGLKTCLYDKDKKYKQHQADFYINNFMEIIDL; encoded by the coding sequence ATGAAGCAATATACATCTTATCTTTTTGATATGGGTTCTACCTTATTGGAATTCCATAATCCAAAATGGAATGAAAGTGAAATACTTAAAACCGGCCATAAACGCATGACTAGTCATATCTCTGGTATCTATGGACAGTCTATTGCCGATAAAATAGACAAAGAAGTTATTTTACCTTGGTATGACTATGTTGAAAAAGAGCGTAAAATTAAAAGACTGGAATACCGTATTTGTGAAGCCTTGTTTTTAAAATTTGGAGAGTTGGGTATACATATTTCTTATAATGAAATTATTGAGATATTGAAAAAAGATTATCTTGATTTTTATAATTATGCTCATCCGAATGAAGGAGTGATTGATTGCCTTAAATTTTTAAAAGAAAAGAAGTGTAAAATCGGTGTTGTCTCAAATATTATGTATCCTAAAGAAATATATCTTGAAATTTTTAAGAAAGAAGGGCTTGATTTATTTATTGATAATTATACTTTCAGTTATGAAAATACCTATATGAAGCCTCATTCTTCTATTTTTTTACGAGCTCTTATGTCTCTAAATGCAAAAATTTCAGAAACGCTTATGGTTGGCGATAATGAAAAAGTAGATATTATAGGTGCAAAAGCTGTAGGATTAAAAACCTGTTTATATGACAAAGATAAAAAATATAAACAGCACCAAGCCGACTTTTATATTAATAATTTTATGGAAATTATTGACTTATAA
- a CDS encoding histidine phosphatase family protein — protein sequence MDYKFIFLRHGRSLADDEGKHEGLYDSPLTEIGIRQAKNIVEILKSYDFDLIISSPLKRALQTAEIISKTLNIEIEVNDLFKERDNGILAGLTFEEAEIKYPEPKNQSIYRNFPCESGENEIQLNSRALLCINAILKKKPGKYLIVAHGKILNAIIKQILKMPIGNLNNSAVFRLKDTGYIEMDYYIKKNLWVLNKMENRI from the coding sequence ATGGATTATAAGTTCATATTTTTAAGACACGGAAGGTCATTAGCAGATGATGAAGGAAAACATGAAGGTCTATATGATTCTCCTTTAACTGAAATCGGAATAAGGCAGGCTAAAAATATCGTCGAAATATTGAAAAGTTATGATTTTGATTTGATTATATCTTCTCCATTAAAACGCGCCTTGCAGACTGCCGAAATTATTTCAAAAACATTGAATATCGAAATTGAAGTAAATGACTTATTCAAGGAACGCGATAATGGTATTCTTGCCGGTTTAACATTTGAAGAAGCCGAAATAAAATACCCTGAACCTAAAAATCAAAGTATTTATAGAAACTTTCCTTGCGAAAGCGGTGAAAATGAAATTCAGCTTAATTCCAGAGCCTTATTGTGTATAAATGCTATATTAAAGAAAAAACCCGGAAAATACTTAATTGTTGCTCATGGGAAAATTCTCAATGCGATAATCAAACAAATCTTAAAAATGCCTATAGGAAATCTTAATAATTCTGCCGTTTTCAGATTAAAAGATACCGGATATATTGAAATGGATTATTATATTAAAAAAAACTTATGGGTACTCAATAAAATGGAAAATCGGATATAA
- a CDS encoding DUF2087 domain-containing protein, whose translation MDSQIIIAARLESMGKYQEALDAYEKIIIEKLNDTDALYLRRSIAACKYYLKDYTNAEKLFIKILEEDKISADEREDVEDCLYLCCLYGNKIKKAEKYFMNKLKLSENNYEENLWNYWYLGQINYLKKDYPKAEFMYMNALEAAKKANNVKIKFFLAHLLCIEIILKKYNKAWENIEKNSNYEDKSSGLYKIVLGILKKCTYPSDNNWKKIYDEGMKEAKSEKFEENIELGKLLLKISDSVLKEQISQFLDEEGRIVRWPKKTSDKINVLKYLQGKFESDKKYSEIEVNAVLKTWHTFNDHALLRRELFDKFLLERTPDCKEYWVNTDKIII comes from the coding sequence ATGGATTCACAAATTATAATCGCTGCAAGATTAGAATCAATGGGGAAATATCAAGAAGCTTTGGATGCTTATGAAAAAATTATCATTGAAAAATTGAACGATACAGATGCCTTGTATTTAAGAAGATCTATTGCTGCTTGTAAATATTATTTAAAAGATTATACAAATGCTGAAAAACTATTTATTAAAATCTTGGAAGAAGATAAAATAAGTGCTGATGAAAGAGAAGATGTTGAAGACTGTTTATACTTATGCTGTTTGTATGGAAATAAAATAAAAAAGGCAGAAAAATACTTTATGAATAAATTAAAATTATCTGAAAATAATTATGAAGAAAATTTGTGGAATTACTGGTATTTAGGGCAAATAAATTATTTAAAAAAAGATTATCCAAAGGCAGAATTTATGTATATGAATGCATTAGAAGCTGCAAAAAAAGCTAATAATGTAAAAATAAAATTCTTTTTAGCGCATTTACTCTGTATTGAAATTATTTTAAAAAAATATAATAAAGCATGGGAAAATATCGAAAAGAACAGTAATTATGAAGATAAGTCGTCGGGGTTGTATAAAATAGTGCTTGGTATATTGAAAAAATGTACTTATCCTAGTGATAATAATTGGAAAAAAATATATGATGAAGGGATGAAAGAAGCTAAAAGTGAAAAATTTGAAGAAAATATCGAACTGGGAAAATTATTGTTGAAGATAAGCGATAGTGTTTTAAAAGAACAAATTTCACAATTTCTTGATGAGGAAGGCCGTATTGTCAGGTGGCCCAAGAAAACTTCTGATAAAATAAATGTCTTAAAATATTTGCAAGGAAAATTCGAGTCTGATAAAAAATATTCTGAAATTGAAGTAAATGCAGTCTTAAAAACTTGGCACACATTTAATGACCATGCTCTATTAAGACGTGAGCTTTTTGATAAATTTTTATTGGAACGTACACCGGATTGTAAAGAATATTGGGTTAATACCGATAAAATTATAATTTAA
- a CDS encoding HD domain-containing protein produces MTGEEKFKVKIIQDAEKYVEKIFKEDFSGHDFFHTMRVFHAATYIAEKENADIFIVQLAALLHDVDDRKLSPHTTANKDRAVSFMKSKKISDALCKAIVSIIAEISYIGKDSNKPSSIEGMCVQDADRLDALGAIGIARAFAYGGSRNRPIYDPSIRPRMGMGKEEYQNHVSTTINHFYEKLFYLKDLMNTDTAKKIAEKRESYMKDFILEFLNEWDLKDM; encoded by the coding sequence ATGACTGGTGAAGAAAAATTTAAAGTAAAAATCATTCAAGATGCGGAAAAATATGTAGAAAAAATATTTAAAGAAGATTTTAGCGGTCATGATTTTTTTCATACAATGAGAGTGTTCCATGCGGCAACTTACATTGCAGAAAAAGAAAATGCCGATATTTTTATTGTTCAATTGGCTGCCTTATTACATGATGTAGATGACCGCAAACTTTCGCCGCACACAACTGCAAATAAAGATAGAGCTGTTTCATTCATGAAATCTAAAAAAATAAGCGATGCTCTATGTAAAGCTATTGTTTCTATTATTGCAGAAATTTCGTACATCGGTAAAGATTCGAATAAACCGTCTTCAATTGAAGGGATGTGTGTCCAAGATGCAGATAGATTAGATGCTTTAGGTGCGATAGGGATAGCAAGGGCTTTTGCTTATGGCGGAAGCCGTAATAGACCAATTTATGATCCGTCGATCAGGCCCCGTATGGGTATGGGAAAAGAGGAGTATCAAAATCATGTATCGACTACAATTAACCATTTTTATGAAAAGCTATTTTATCTTAAAGATTTGATGAATACCGATACGGCAAAAAAAATTGCAGAAAAAAGAGAATCGTATATGAAAGACTTTATTTTGGAATTTTTAAATGAATGGGATTTAAAAGATATGTGA
- a CDS encoding desulfoferrodoxin family protein, whose amino-acid sequence MNKEISFFLCKEKKGTIIGLDCCPDAEVSCCGEKLSAVKIGSVDAAKEKHVPVIEVNGNTVKVKVGSVAHPMTEEHHIAWVCLKTEKGVQFKELPVTGAPEVEFSLTSDDKVIEAYEFCNLHGVWSGK is encoded by the coding sequence ATGAACAAAGAAATAAGCTTTTTTTTATGTAAAGAGAAAAAAGGAACTATTATCGGCCTTGACTGCTGTCCTGATGCTGAGGTTTCATGCTGCGGGGAAAAACTTTCAGCCGTTAAAATCGGAAGTGTTGATGCTGCAAAAGAAAAGCACGTGCCTGTAATCGAAGTAAACGGAAACACCGTAAAGGTCAAAGTAGGCTCCGTTGCCCATCCTATGACCGAGGAGCATCATATAGCTTGGGTGTGCCTCAAGACGGAAAAAGGTGTCCAATTTAAGGAGTTACCTGTTACAGGTGCTCCGGAAGTTGAATTCTCCTTAACTTCAGATGACAAGGTCATTGAAGCTTACGAATTCTGTAATCTTCACGGCGTTTGGTCAGGCAAATAA
- the galE gene encoding UDP-glucose 4-epimerase GalE: MIKRVLVTGGAGFIGSHIVADLCEKGYEPIILDNFSNSSPKIIPVLEKICSKKLELVQIDIKDKEKLFNFFKSASIDAVIHLAAYKAVGESVERPLKYYENNISGLVNLLLAMQEYKVKNFIFSSSATVYGDAKVVPIPENSPISAANPYGRTKLMSEEILKDTAFSDKDLSIIALRYFNPIGAHKSADIGELPSGIPNNLFPYIAQVALGKLPHLNVFGNNYDTPDGTCIRDYIHILDLASGHTAALEKIASGFKGFDVYNLGTGIGYSVLDIVNAFKKASGIDLPVKPAARRAGDVPRSCANPDKANKELNWKAKYNLEEMCKDGWAWYKKHPEGFV, encoded by the coding sequence TTGATTAAAAGAGTATTGGTTACAGGAGGAGCCGGATTTATAGGCTCCCACATCGTTGCAGACTTATGCGAAAAAGGCTATGAGCCTATTATTTTGGATAATTTTTCCAATTCTTCACCTAAAATAATTCCCGTATTGGAAAAAATATGCTCTAAAAAATTGGAGCTTGTACAAATAGATATAAAGGACAAAGAAAAGCTCTTTAACTTTTTTAAGAGTGCCTCTATTGATGCGGTAATTCACCTTGCCGCATATAAGGCCGTAGGGGAGTCCGTAGAAAGGCCCCTAAAATACTACGAAAACAATATTTCCGGGCTTGTCAATCTTTTGCTTGCCATGCAGGAATACAAGGTAAAAAACTTTATTTTCAGTTCTTCGGCCACAGTCTACGGAGATGCAAAGGTTGTCCCCATTCCTGAAAATTCTCCTATTTCTGCTGCAAATCCTTATGGAAGAACCAAGCTTATGTCCGAAGAAATTTTAAAGGATACTGCCTTTTCGGATAAGGATTTAAGCATAATTGCCTTGCGTTATTTTAATCCCATAGGAGCTCATAAAAGTGCCGATATAGGGGAACTTCCTTCCGGTATTCCCAATAACCTTTTTCCATATATCGCTCAAGTAGCCTTAGGGAAACTGCCTCATCTAAACGTCTTCGGAAACAACTATGATACCCCTGACGGCACCTGTATCCGCGACTATATCCACATTTTGGATCTTGCATCGGGACATACTGCCGCCCTGGAAAAAATAGCCTCAGGTTTTAAGGGCTTTGATGTATATAACCTCGGAACAGGAATAGGCTATTCGGTTTTAGACATAGTAAACGCCTTTAAAAAAGCCTCCGGTATCGATCTTCCCGTTAAACCGGCTGCACGCCGTGCAGGAGATGTTCCGCGTTCCTGTGCAAATCCCGACAAGGCCAACAAAGAGCTTAACTGGAAGGCAAAATACAACCTTGAAGAAATGTGCAAAGACGGCTGGGCTTGGTATAAAAAACACCCCGAAGGCTTTGTGTAA